In Pseudomonas sp. MM213, a genomic segment contains:
- a CDS encoding STAS domain-containing protein, translating to MSVSAIRMNESGELMLSGMLDYLTGPGLRKQGQALIKASKAPALVVDCSAVLKSSSVGLSLLLCFMRDAHEAGKTLSIRAMPEDMREIAQVSEMTELLAHP from the coding sequence ATGAGTGTATCGGCCATTCGCATGAACGAATCCGGTGAGCTGATGCTCAGCGGCATGCTGGACTACCTCACTGGCCCGGGCCTGCGCAAGCAGGGCCAGGCGCTGATCAAGGCCAGCAAGGCCCCCGCACTGGTGGTGGACTGTTCGGCGGTGTTGAAATCCAGCAGCGTCGGCTTGTCGTTGCTGCTGTGTTTCATGCGGGATGCGCACGAGGCCGGCAAGACGCTGAGCATCCGCGCGATGCCCGAAGACATGCGCGAAATCGCTCAGGTCAGCGAAATGACCGAGCTGTTGGCGCATCCCTAA
- the hisD gene encoding histidinol dehydrogenase — MTAPTAIRRLNAADPDFAHHLDHLLSWESVSDDSVNQRVLDIIKAVRERGDAALVEFTQKFDGLEVASMADLILPRERLELALTRITVPQREALEKAAARVRSYHEKQKQDSWSYTEADGTVLGQKVTPLDRAGLYVPGGKASYPSSVLMNAIPAKVAGVTEVVMVVPTPRGEINELVLAAACIAGVDRVFTIGGAQAVAALAYGTESVPKVDKVVGPGNIYVATAKRHVFGQVGIDMIAGPSEILVVCDGQTDPDWIAMDLFSQAEHDEDAQAILVSPDAGFLDKVAASIAKLLPTMERAEIIETSINGRGALIQVRDMEQAIEVANRIAPEHLELSVADPQAWLPQIRHAGAIFMGRHTSEALGDYCAGPNHVLPTSGTARFSSPLGVYDFQKRSSIIFCSEQGASELGKTASVLARGESLTAHARSAEYRIIDDKQGN, encoded by the coding sequence ATGACCGCACCGACTGCAATTCGCCGACTCAACGCTGCTGACCCGGATTTCGCACATCATCTGGATCATCTGCTGAGCTGGGAAAGTGTGTCTGACGACTCGGTCAATCAGCGGGTGCTGGACATCATCAAGGCCGTGCGCGAGCGTGGCGATGCGGCGCTGGTGGAATTCACCCAGAAGTTCGACGGCCTGGAAGTCGCCTCGATGGCCGACCTGATCCTGCCGCGCGAGCGCCTGGAACTGGCGCTGACCCGCATCACCGTGCCGCAGCGTGAAGCGCTGGAAAAAGCCGCGGCCCGCGTGCGCAGCTACCACGAAAAGCAGAAACAGGATTCCTGGAGCTACACCGAGGCCGATGGCACCGTGCTGGGCCAGAAGGTCACGCCGCTGGATCGCGCCGGTCTTTATGTCCCGGGCGGCAAAGCGTCGTACCCGTCGTCCGTACTGATGAATGCGATCCCGGCCAAAGTGGCGGGCGTGACCGAAGTGGTCATGGTGGTGCCGACCCCACGTGGTGAAATCAACGAGCTGGTATTGGCCGCAGCGTGCATCGCGGGTGTCGACCGTGTCTTCACCATTGGCGGCGCGCAAGCCGTTGCCGCGTTGGCTTATGGCACCGAAAGCGTGCCGAAGGTCGACAAGGTGGTCGGCCCGGGCAATATCTATGTCGCCACCGCCAAGCGTCACGTGTTCGGCCAGGTCGGCATTGACATGATCGCCGGCCCGTCGGAAATCCTCGTTGTGTGCGACGGCCAGACCGATCCGGACTGGATCGCCATGGACTTGTTCTCCCAGGCCGAGCACGACGAAGACGCCCAGGCGATTCTGGTCAGCCCGGACGCCGGGTTCCTCGACAAGGTCGCCGCCAGCATCGCCAAACTGCTGCCGACCATGGAACGCGCCGAGATCATCGAAACCTCGATCAATGGCCGTGGGGCGCTGATCCAGGTTCGCGATATGGAACAAGCCATCGAAGTGGCTAACCGCATCGCACCGGAGCACCTGGAGTTGTCGGTCGCCGATCCACAAGCGTGGTTGCCGCAGATCCGTCACGCCGGCGCAATCTTCATGGGCCGTCACACCTCCGAAGCCTTGGGCGACTACTGCGCCGGCCCGAACCACGTGCTGCCGACTTCCGGCACCGCACGGTTCTCCTCGCCGCTGGGCGTGTACGACTTCCAGAAACGCTCGTCGATCATCTTCTGCTCCGAGCAGGGTGCGTCGGAACTGGGCAAGACCGCTTCCGTGCTGGCCCGTGGCGAGTCGCTGACCGCCCACGCCCGCAGCGCCGAATACCGCATCATCGACGACAAGCAGGGGAACTGA
- the hisG gene encoding ATP phosphoribosyltransferase, whose product MLTIALSKGRILDDTLPLLAEAGIVPTENPDKSRKLIIPTTQEDVRLLIVRATDVPTYVEHGAADLGVAGKDVLMEYGGQGLYEPLDLRIALCKLMTAGRVGDVEPKGRLRVATKFVNVAKRYYAEQGRQVDIIKLYGSMELAPLIGLADKIIDVVDTGNTLRANGLEPQDFIADISSRLIVNKASMKMQHARIQALIDTLRKAVESRHRG is encoded by the coding sequence ATGTTGACCATCGCACTGTCCAAGGGCCGCATCCTTGACGACACCCTGCCGCTTCTGGCTGAAGCGGGCATCGTGCCGACCGAGAATCCGGACAAGAGCCGCAAGCTGATCATCCCCACGACCCAGGAAGATGTACGCCTGCTGATCGTGCGCGCCACCGATGTGCCGACCTATGTCGAGCATGGTGCCGCTGACCTGGGCGTCGCCGGTAAAGATGTGTTGATGGAATACGGCGGCCAGGGCCTCTACGAGCCACTGGACTTGCGCATTGCCCTCTGCAAGCTGATGACCGCTGGCCGTGTCGGCGACGTCGAGCCCAAGGGCCGTTTGCGGGTGGCGACCAAGTTCGTCAACGTTGCCAAGCGTTACTACGCCGAACAGGGTCGTCAGGTCGACATCATCAAGCTGTACGGCTCGATGGAGCTGGCGCCGCTGATCGGTCTGGCGGACAAGATCATCGACGTGGTCGACACCGGCAACACCCTGCGCGCCAATGGCCTGGAACCCCAGGATTTCATTGCCGACATCAGTTCCCGGCTGATCGTCAACAAAGCTTCGATGAAAATGCAGCACGCCCGTATCCAGGCGTTGATCGACACCCTGCGCAAGGCAGTGGAGTCTCGACACCGCGGCTGA
- the mlaD gene encoding outer membrane lipid asymmetry maintenance protein MlaD — MQNRTLEIGVGLFLLAGILALLLLALRVSGLSPSATNDTYKLYAYFDNIAGLTVRAKVTMAGVTIGKVTAIDLDRDSFTGRVTMQLEKRVDNLPNDSTASILTAGLLGEKYIGISVGGEEALLKDGGTIHDTQSSLVLEDLIGKFLLNTVSKDAK; from the coding sequence ATGCAAAACCGCACCCTGGAAATCGGTGTCGGCCTTTTCTTGCTGGCTGGCATCCTGGCTTTGCTGTTGCTGGCGTTGCGGGTGAGTGGCCTGTCCCCGAGCGCAACCAACGATACATATAAACTTTATGCGTATTTCGACAATATCGCCGGTTTGACGGTCAGAGCTAAAGTGACCATGGCCGGTGTGACCATCGGCAAGGTCACGGCGATCGATCTGGACCGCGACAGTTTCACCGGTCGAGTGACGATGCAGCTGGAAAAGCGCGTAGATAACCTGCCGAATGACTCCACTGCATCTATCCTGACTGCTGGCCTGTTGGGCGAGAAGTACATCGGTATCAGCGTGGGCGGCGAAGAAGCCCTGCTCAAGGATGGTGGAACCATCCATGACACCCAGTCGTCGCTGGTGCTCGAGGACCTGATCGGTAAATTCCTGCTCAATACCGTTAGCAAAGACGCCAAATGA
- the murA gene encoding UDP-N-acetylglucosamine 1-carboxyvinyltransferase, with protein sequence MDKLIITGGARLDGEIRISGAKNSALPILAATLLCDGPVTVANLPHLHDITTMIELFGRMGIEPVIDEKLSVEIDPRTIKTLIAPYELVKTMRASILVLGPMVARFGEAEVALPGGCAIGSRPVDLHIRGLEAMGAVIDVEGGYIKAKAPEGGLRGAHFFFDTVSVTGTENIMMAAALAKGRSVLANAAREPEVVDLANFLIAMGAKISGAGTDTITIDGVERLHTTTYKVMPDRIETGTYLVAAAVTGGRVKVKDTDPTILEAVLEKLRESGAEITCGEDWIELNMHGKRPKAVNVRTAPYPAFPTDMQAQFISLNAIAEGTGAVIETIFENRFMHVYELHRMGAKIQVEGNTAIVTGTEKLKGAPVMATDLRASASLVISALIAEGDTLIDRIYHIDRGYECIEEKLQMLGAKIRRVPG encoded by the coding sequence ATGGATAAATTGATTATTACCGGTGGCGCTCGTCTTGATGGCGAGATCCGCATTTCCGGGGCAAAGAACTCTGCCCTGCCGATCCTGGCTGCAACTTTGCTGTGCGATGGCCCGGTTACCGTTGCCAACCTGCCGCACCTGCACGACATCACCACCATGATCGAGCTGTTCGGTCGCATGGGCATCGAGCCGGTGATCGACGAGAAACTCAGCGTCGAAATCGACCCGCGCACCATCAAGACCCTGATCGCTCCGTACGAACTGGTTAAAACCATGCGTGCGTCGATCCTGGTACTGGGCCCGATGGTTGCCCGTTTCGGTGAAGCCGAAGTCGCACTGCCTGGCGGTTGCGCCATCGGTTCGCGTCCGGTGGACCTGCACATCCGTGGTCTTGAAGCCATGGGCGCGGTCATCGACGTCGAAGGCGGCTACATCAAGGCCAAGGCGCCTGAAGGCGGCCTGCGTGGCGCGCACTTCTTCTTCGACACCGTCAGTGTGACCGGTACCGAAAACATCATGATGGCCGCTGCCCTGGCCAAGGGCCGCAGCGTGCTGGCCAACGCCGCGCGCGAGCCTGAAGTGGTCGACCTGGCGAACTTCCTGATCGCCATGGGCGCCAAGATCTCTGGCGCCGGCACCGACACCATCACCATCGATGGCGTCGAGCGTCTGCACACCACCACTTACAAAGTGATGCCGGACCGTATCGAAACCGGTACCTACCTGGTTGCCGCCGCCGTGACCGGTGGTCGTGTGAAGGTCAAGGACACCGATCCGACCATCCTCGAAGCCGTCCTGGAAAAACTCCGTGAGTCGGGTGCCGAAATCACCTGCGGCGAAGACTGGATCGAGCTGAACATGCACGGCAAGCGGCCAAAAGCCGTCAACGTGCGCACCGCTCCATACCCGGCGTTCCCGACCGACATGCAGGCGCAGTTCATCTCGCTCAACGCCATTGCCGAAGGCACCGGTGCCGTGATCGAGACGATCTTCGAAAACCGCTTCATGCACGTTTACGAACTGCACCGCATGGGCGCCAAGATCCAGGTCGAAGGCAACACCGCCATTGTCACCGGTACCGAGAAGCTGAAAGGCGCGCCAGTCATGGCCACCGACCTGCGTGCTTCGGCCAGCCTGGTGATCTCGGCGCTGATCGCTGAAGGCGACACCCTGATCGACCGCATCTACCACATCGACCGTGGTTACGAGTGCATCGAAGAGAAACTGCAGATGCTCGGCGCCAAGATCCGCCGCGTACCGGGCTAG
- a CDS encoding BolA family protein: MQAVEVKSFLEGKLPNTQVEVEGEGCNFQLNVISDELAALSPVKRQQQVYAHLNPWITDGSIHAVTMKFFSSAAWAERT, from the coding sequence ATGCAGGCCGTAGAAGTGAAGAGCTTCCTTGAAGGAAAGCTGCCAAACACGCAGGTGGAAGTTGAAGGCGAAGGCTGCAACTTTCAGCTGAATGTGATTAGCGATGAACTGGCGGCGTTGAGCCCGGTGAAGCGTCAGCAGCAGGTCTATGCCCATTTGAACCCATGGATCACCGATGGCAGCATCCATGCGGTCACTATGAAATTTTTCAGCAGCGCGGCCTGGGCCGAGCGCACCTGA
- a CDS encoding Nif3-like dinuclear metal center hexameric protein, producing the protein MAVALSTLVEEADRYLNSAKIADYCPNGLQVEGRPQVMRIVSGVTASQALLDAAVEAQADLVLVHHGYFWKGENPCITGMKQRRLKTLLKHDISLLSYHLPLDLHPEVGNNVQLARQLDITVEGPLDPDNLKLVGLVGSLNEPVTPRDFARRVQEVMGREPLLIEGSEMIRRVGWCTGGGQGYIDQAVLAGVDLYLSGEASEQTFHSARENDISFIAAGHHATERYGVQALGDYLARRFALEHIFIDCPNPI; encoded by the coding sequence ATGGCCGTCGCCCTGAGCACCCTGGTCGAAGAAGCCGACCGTTATCTGAACAGTGCAAAGATTGCCGATTATTGCCCCAACGGGTTACAGGTCGAAGGCCGGCCGCAGGTGATGCGCATCGTCAGTGGCGTCACGGCCAGTCAGGCGTTGCTGGATGCCGCCGTCGAAGCGCAGGCCGATCTGGTGCTGGTGCATCACGGTTACTTCTGGAAGGGCGAGAACCCGTGCATCACCGGCATGAAGCAGCGTCGGCTGAAAACCCTGCTCAAGCACGACATCAGCCTGCTGTCCTATCACTTGCCGCTGGACCTGCACCCGGAAGTCGGTAACAACGTGCAGCTCGCCCGTCAGTTGGACATCACCGTCGAAGGGCCGCTGGACCCGGATAACCTGAAGCTTGTCGGTCTGGTCGGCTCGTTGAACGAACCGGTGACGCCGCGTGATTTCGCTCGCCGCGTGCAGGAAGTCATGGGCCGCGAGCCGCTGCTGATTGAAGGCAGCGAGATGATTCGTCGGGTCGGCTGGTGCACTGGTGGCGGTCAGGGGTATATCGATCAGGCGGTCTTGGCGGGCGTCGATCTGTACCTCAGCGGCGAGGCGTCCGAGCAAACCTTCCACAGCGCCCGGGAAAACGACATCAGCTTCATCGCCGCCGGTCACCACGCCACCGAGCGTTATGGTGTGCAGGCGCTGGGGGATTATCTGGCGCGACGGTTTGCGCTGGAGCACATCTTCATCGATTGCCCGAATCCGATTTGA
- a CDS encoding MlaC/ttg2D family ABC transporter substrate-binding protein, with protein MISTLRRGLLVLLAALPLMANAVAAPSAHELVQDTTTRLLADLSANKEKYKQDPQDFYTALNTIVGPVVDAEGISKSIMTVKYSRKATPAQMKTFEENFKKGLFQFYGNALLEYNNQGIVVDPAKDESGDRTSVGMTVKGSNGAIYPVSYTLEKINGEWKLRNVIINGINIGKLFRDQFADAMQRNGNDLDKTINGWAGEVAKAKEASQKQSTEQQTQ; from the coding sequence ATGATCTCTACCTTGCGACGTGGCCTGTTGGTATTACTCGCGGCCCTGCCGTTGATGGCTAACGCCGTGGCGGCGCCTTCCGCGCACGAACTGGTACAAGACACCACGACCCGGTTGCTGGCGGATCTGTCGGCCAACAAAGAGAAGTACAAGCAGGACCCGCAGGACTTTTACACGGCGCTGAACACCATCGTCGGGCCTGTGGTGGATGCCGAGGGCATCTCCAAGAGCATCATGACGGTCAAATATTCGCGCAAGGCCACGCCGGCGCAAATGAAGACCTTTGAAGAAAACTTCAAGAAAGGCCTGTTCCAGTTCTATGGCAACGCCTTGCTCGAGTACAACAACCAGGGCATCGTCGTCGACCCTGCCAAGGATGAGTCGGGAGACCGCACCAGCGTTGGCATGACGGTCAAAGGCAGCAACGGCGCGATCTATCCTGTGTCTTACACGCTCGAGAAGATCAACGGCGAGTGGAAGCTGCGTAACGTGATCATCAACGGCATCAATATCGGCAAGCTGTTCCGCGACCAATTCGCCGATGCGATGCAGCGCAATGGCAACGACCTGGACAAGACCATCAATGGTTGGGCCGGTGAAGTCGCCAAGGCCAAGGAAGCCAGCCAGAAGCAATCCACCGAGCAGCAGACCCAATGA
- the algW gene encoding Do family serine endopeptidase AlgW produces the protein MLKALRFSGWPLLAGVLIALLIIQRYPQWVGLPSLDVNLQQAPQTTTMQQGPVSYADAVTTAAPSVVNLYTTKVINKPNHPLFEDPQFRRFFGDNAPKQKRMESSLGSGVIMSPEGYLLTNNHVTSGADQIVVALKDGRETLARVIGSDPETDLAVLKIDLKNLPSITVGRSDNIRIGDVALAIGNPFGVGQTVTMGIISATGRNQLGLNNYEDFIQTDAAINPGNSGGALVDANGNLTGINTAIFSKSGGSQGIGFAIPVKLAMEVMKSIIEHGQVIRGWLGIEVQPLSQELAESYGLSGRPGIVVAGIFRDGPAQKAGLQLGDVILTIDGEPAGDGRRSMNQVARIKPTDKVTVQVMRNGKELKLTAEIGLRPPPAPVKEKEEQ, from the coding sequence ATGCTCAAGGCGCTGCGTTTTTCCGGCTGGCCGCTGTTGGCCGGCGTGCTTATCGCTCTATTGATCATCCAGCGTTACCCGCAGTGGGTCGGGCTTCCAAGCCTCGACGTCAACCTGCAACAAGCCCCGCAAACCACCACCATGCAACAGGGGCCGGTGTCCTATGCCGACGCCGTCACCACCGCTGCGCCGTCGGTGGTGAACCTGTACACCACCAAAGTCATCAACAAGCCGAACCATCCGCTGTTCGAAGACCCGCAGTTCCGCCGCTTCTTCGGCGACAACGCGCCCAAGCAGAAACGCATGGAATCGAGCCTCGGCTCCGGCGTGATCATGAGCCCGGAAGGCTACCTGCTGACCAACAACCACGTGACCAGCGGCGCCGACCAGATTGTCGTCGCGCTGAAGGACGGGCGTGAAACCCTGGCCCGCGTCATCGGCAGCGACCCGGAAACCGACCTCGCGGTCCTGAAGATCGATCTGAAAAACCTGCCGTCGATCACCGTCGGCCGCTCCGACAACATCCGCATCGGCGACGTCGCACTGGCCATCGGCAACCCGTTCGGCGTCGGCCAGACCGTGACCATGGGCATCATCAGCGCCACCGGCCGCAACCAGCTGGGCCTGAACAACTACGAAGATTTCATCCAGACCGACGCCGCGATCAACCCCGGCAACTCCGGCGGTGCGCTGGTGGATGCCAATGGCAACCTGACCGGGATCAACACGGCGATCTTCTCCAAGTCCGGCGGTTCGCAAGGCATCGGTTTCGCGATTCCGGTCAAACTGGCGATGGAAGTGATGAAGTCGATCATCGAACACGGCCAGGTGATTCGCGGCTGGCTCGGTATCGAAGTGCAGCCGTTGAGCCAGGAACTGGCGGAGTCGTATGGTCTGTCGGGACGTCCGGGCATTGTGGTCGCGGGGATTTTCCGTGACGGTCCGGCGCAGAAGGCCGGCCTGCAATTGGGTGACGTGATTCTCACCATCGACGGCGAACCGGCCGGTGATGGTCGCCGTTCGATGAACCAGGTCGCACGGATCAAACCGACTGACAAAGTCACGGTTCAAGTGATGCGCAACGGCAAGGAACTGAAGCTCACCGCTGAAATCGGCTTGCGCCCGCCACCGGCGCCGGTCAAAGAGAAAGAAGAACAGTAA
- the hisC gene encoding histidinol-phosphate transaminase, with translation MSKFWSPFVKNLVPYVPGEQPKLAKLVKLNTNENPYGPSPKALAAMQTELNDNLRLYPDPNSDLLKNAVAHYYGVQSNQVFLGNGSDEVLAHIFHGLLQHDQPVLFPDISYSFYPVYCGLYGITFDAVPLDEQFQINPADYAKPNGGIIFPNPNAPTGCLLALDAVEQILKASPDSVVVVDEAYIDFGGETAISLVDRYPNLLVTQTLSKSRSLAGLRVGLAVGHPDLIEALERIKNSFNSYPLDRLANVGAAAAFEDREYFDKTCGLVIENREKVVAQLQAKGFEVLPSAANFIFARHPQHDAAGLAAKLREQGVIVRHFKQERIAQFLRISIGTPEQNQALIDGLGDL, from the coding sequence ATGAGTAAATTCTGGAGCCCGTTCGTCAAGAACCTGGTGCCTTACGTGCCGGGCGAGCAGCCGAAACTGGCGAAACTGGTGAAGCTCAACACCAACGAAAACCCGTACGGCCCATCGCCAAAAGCCCTGGCGGCGATGCAGACCGAGCTCAATGACAACCTGCGTTTGTACCCGGACCCGAACAGCGACCTGTTGAAGAACGCTGTCGCCCATTACTACGGCGTGCAAAGCAATCAGGTGTTCCTCGGCAACGGTTCCGATGAAGTCCTGGCGCACATCTTTCACGGTTTGCTGCAACACGATCAGCCGGTGCTGTTCCCGGACATCAGCTACAGCTTCTACCCGGTCTACTGCGGGTTGTACGGCATCACGTTCGACGCGGTACCGTTGGACGAACAGTTCCAGATCAACCCGGCGGATTACGCCAAACCGAACGGCGGGATCATCTTCCCGAACCCGAACGCCCCGACCGGTTGCCTGTTGGCGCTGGACGCGGTTGAGCAAATCCTCAAGGCCAGCCCGGATTCGGTGGTCGTGGTGGATGAGGCTTACATCGACTTCGGTGGCGAGACGGCGATCAGTCTGGTGGACCGTTATCCGAATTTGCTGGTGACTCAGACCTTGTCCAAATCCCGTTCCCTGGCCGGCCTGCGGGTCGGTCTGGCGGTGGGGCATCCGGACCTGATCGAGGCGCTGGAGCGGATCAAGAACAGCTTCAACTCTTATCCGCTGGATCGCCTGGCGAACGTCGGCGCAGCCGCCGCGTTCGAAGACCGCGAGTACTTCGACAAGACCTGCGGGTTGGTGATCGAGAATCGCGAGAAGGTCGTTGCGCAACTGCAAGCCAAGGGCTTTGAAGTGCTGCCGTCAGCGGCGAACTTCATCTTCGCCCGGCATCCGCAGCACGATGCGGCGGGGCTGGCAGCGAAGTTGCGCGAGCAAGGCGTGATCGTCCGGCACTTCAAGCAGGAACGCATTGCGCAGTTCCTGCGGATTTCGATTGGCACGCCTGAACAGAATCAGGCACTGATCGACGGCCTCGGCGACCTCTAA
- the cysD gene encoding sulfate adenylyltransferase subunit CysD, translated as MVDKLTHLKQLEAESIHIIREVAAEFDNPVMLYSVGKDSAVMLHLARKAFFPGKLPFPVMHVDTRWKFKEMYEFRDRMVEELGLDLLVHVNPDGVAQGINPLTHGSAKHTDIMKTEGLKQALDKYGFDAAFGGARRDEEKSRAKERVYSFRDTKHRWDPKNQRPELWNVYNGNVNKGESIRVFPLSNWTELDIWQYIYLEGIPIVPLYFAAERDVIEMNGTWIMIDDERLLNHLSDEDKARIVKKKVRFRTLGDYPLTGAVESEATSLTDIIQEMLLTRTSERQGRVIDHDGAGSMEEKKRQGYF; from the coding sequence ATGGTCGACAAACTGACGCATCTGAAACAGCTGGAGGCCGAAAGCATCCACATCATCCGCGAGGTCGCCGCCGAGTTCGATAACCCGGTGATGCTGTACTCCGTCGGTAAAGATTCCGCCGTGATGCTGCACCTTGCGCGCAAGGCATTCTTCCCGGGCAAATTGCCGTTCCCGGTGATGCACGTCGACACCCGGTGGAAGTTCAAGGAAATGTACGAATTCCGCGACCGCATGGTCGAAGAACTCGGCCTGGACCTGCTGGTGCACGTGAACCCCGATGGCGTGGCCCAGGGCATCAACCCGCTGACCCACGGTAGCGCCAAGCATACCGACATCATGAAAACCGAGGGCCTGAAACAGGCGCTCGACAAGTACGGTTTCGACGCCGCTTTCGGTGGCGCTCGCCGCGACGAAGAGAAGTCCCGCGCCAAAGAACGCGTGTATTCCTTTCGCGACACCAAGCACCGCTGGGACCCGAAAAACCAGCGTCCAGAGCTGTGGAACGTCTACAACGGCAACGTCAACAAGGGCGAATCGATCCGCGTTTTCCCATTGTCGAACTGGACCGAACTGGACATCTGGCAGTACATCTACCTCGAAGGCATCCCGATTGTGCCGCTGTATTTCGCCGCCGAGCGCGACGTCATCGAGATGAATGGCACCTGGATCATGATCGACGACGAACGCCTGCTCAATCACCTGAGCGACGAAGACAAGGCGCGCATCGTCAAGAAGAAAGTCCGTTTCCGTACACTGGGTGACTACCCGCTGACCGGTGCGGTCGAGTCCGAGGCCACCAGCCTGACCGACATCATTCAGGAAATGCTCCTGACGCGAACTTCCGAACGCCAGGGCCGGGTCATCGATCACGATGGCGCAGGCTCGATGGAAGAAAAGAAACGTCAGGGTTATTTCTAA